The sequence GCCTGTCCCCATCCCACAGACGGCAAGGAGTGGGTGCACACCTACAAGGGCTGCATGAGGTCCCAGGACTGCTACTCCGGCGTTGTATCCACCACCATGGGCCCCAAGGACTACATGGTAACCAGATCCTTCTGCTGCCAGAGCGACGGCTGCAACAGTGCCTTTTTGTCCGGTAAGAGCccgtggtgtgtggtgtgtgctctGGGTCTCTACTGACCCTTGCTGTAGCTACTTGCCggctctgagcctgtttccttacctgtaaaatgcaGTGTCTGTTAGCAACCCTGGTGTTCCCCGGGGTTGTTGGGAGGTTGGGGGAACGGTTTAAACATCCCTAATTCACCTTACACTTCATCCTCATCCTCAGTTCCCTTGACCGATCGTACTGAGAATGGCCTGATGTGCCCCGCCTGCACTGCAACCTTCAGGGACAAATGCATGGGGCCCATGACCCGCTGTACTGGCCAGGAAAACCGCTGCGTCTCCTTATCTGGACACGTGCAGGCTGGTGAGTGGTGCCTGGATCTCTCGAGAAGGAAACAGAACTAGAGGCCCAAACTTCTAGGTTCCATGAGAGGAGAGGATTCCAGAGAAGTGGGTGAGGATGTGTTCTGGGATTATGAGGAAGAAGGGGCTGAGGTCCCTGATTCCAGCCTGAAATCTCCCTTTCAGGTATCTTCAAACCCAGATTTGCCATGCGGGGCTGTGCTACAGAGAGTATGTGCTTCGCCAAGCCTGGTGCTGAACTGCCCACAGGCACCCATGTCCTCTTCCTCCACCATACAGAGTGCACTCACTCCCCCTGGAAAGCTATCTGAACCGAGGAAGATATACGTGGTGTGAAGTCCCCATTTGTCCTCAGCCTATAACTCCCCGTGTGCCTATAAAAAAGTTAATAGAGCAAGCCTGAGTCCTTGTGGTGTGATGTATCTTGAGGAGATAGAATGCAGGAAATAAAGGGTCTCAATCCTCATTTCAAATCCTCTCCTTttgaggaagagagggaaggccctgccttctttctttcttttttttttttttttcagacagggtctcactctgtcacccaggctggagtgcagtggtgcattcaaggctcactgcggcctcaacctcccgggctcaagtgattctcccacctcagcctccctagtagctgggactacaggcatgcaccaccatgcccggtgattctcccaccttgttctccctagtagctgggactacaagcgtgcaccaccatgccctgctaattttttattttttgtagcaacagggtttcactatgtttcccaggctggtcttgaacttctgggctcaagcgatccttggcctcccaaagtgctgggaggacaAGGTGTGAGTCACCATTCCTGGAGGCCCTGCCTTTTATGAAGGGGTTACTCTTTGCCAGGTCCCTGTGCTGTGTTTTCCATGCTATACCTCATTTCATGATCATAACAACTCTGTGAGGTTGATATTATTAACCCCACTCTACAGATGAACAAACTGAGGCATAGATTGTGGGTGTCATTTGCTTGGGTCAAACAACTAGGGAGGATCAGAACCttgatttgaacccaagtctggTATACTTCAGAGTCCATGATCATCTCTCTCAATTAACTGCTTCCTCTTTTTGCCTCAATGTTCATGTCTGCAAAACGTAGATATTAATAGTTATAACCTCAAGGTTGTTGTAAGAGTCAAAtgaaagacaatttaaaaagcaCCTAGTGCAATGCCTAGCACCTTTAAGACCATGTGGATTCTAAAGACAATGTATGCCTGAGTAAACAGTAATCATCATAATAGCTGCCACTTACTGAGTGGCCATTAGTTGACAGGTGCTAAACATTGACATCAGTTGGGACAGACTAGATGATGTTACAGTAACAAAACAAGTCCCTGATctcagtggtttaaaacaacaaagttgTATTAACTAACACTGTAGTAATGCTGTATAACAAATCATCCTAAAActgagacttctttttttttttt comes from Macaca fascicularis isolate 582-1 chromosome 19, T2T-MFA8v1.1 and encodes:
- the PINLYP gene encoding phospholipase A2 inhibitor and Ly6/PLAUR domain-containing protein — encoded protein: MRPSRRQGTLLLAFVLLCTLLGLGCPLRCEICKAPGSRCHGQMRTCSSDKDTCVLLVGKATSNGKEWVHTYKGCMRSQDCYSGVVSTTMGPKDYMVTRSFCCQSDGCNSAFLSVPLTDRTENGLMCPACTATFRDKCMGPMTRCTGQENRCVSLSGHVQAGIFKPRFAMRGCATESMCFAKPGAELPTGTHVLFLHHTECTHSPWKAI